In Paenibacillus durus, the DNA window ATGCCCTGGATGAAATGCCGGTTCTTTTTGTTGGCGAAAAAAGGTTGACAGTACAGGAACGAATGCATTAAGGTTCACTTATAAACCGAACGTTTCGAAAATAATTTGAAGGAGTGAATGATCATGACAACATCTGCAAAAGCATGCGATGGTTAGTGGAACCAGCATCACGATGTATGCCGCTGCAATTGGAATTCTGATCGGGATACTTATCTCTCTAACTATAAAAAAACATCGTCTCAAGTAATACATGCCCCTGAAACGAACGTGGGACAGTTAACCAGTGAGTAAACCTGCTGTCCGGTTTCGTTGTACATCTGCGGGAGATGCCGCCGAAGTGCCGGGTTATGCTTAATGGAAATAATATGATATGTTAGTGACATCAAAGACAACATATCTATAGAAAGGCTTAAACACCATGCCTGAGAATAAACATGATGCAATGGCGGCCCGCACCAAAGAGCTAATCAAGGAAACCTTCGTCCGTTTAGTTGAGAAAGAGGGCTTCGGCGGGGTGTCTGTCCGGAATTTAACTGCAAGTGCAGGGATAAATCGAGGAACATTTTATCTCCACTACAAAGATAAATATGATTTAATGGAACAAATTCAAACGGAGATTCTGGATGGCTTGCAGAAGGTCATGGTAGTGGATATCTCTTCGGTTGAGCTTCAGCAAACCTATTTAGATGAACAGCCCTATGCTCCATTCGTTTGCATATTCCAATATCTGCATGAGCATGGGGGCTTAATCCGATTGCTGTTAGGTCCCAAAGGAGAATCCGGCTTCCCGGGCAAAATGAAAGAGGTGGTGAGCGAAAGCTTCTATAAGAAGCTGTTCAACCACCATACTTTTGAAAATAACCCTTCGATCCCGAAAGAATATTTGACCGCTTTCTCGGTATCCGTATTTCTTGGTGTCACGGAGGAGTGGTTAAACCAGAACCCGCCTTATTCCCCGGAACAAATAGCCGTAATTTATATCAAATTACTCTTCTTTCAGCCTTTTAGATAAATCACCCCTTGCGGCAGAGCGGCGGTCAAGCTCAACTAATCATGAGCCCGGCCGCCATCTGCCGCAAGGGGAGGAATTGTCTTCTTTCACGCCATTACTGCCGCCAATCCAAGTTAATCAATACTTTCCCCCGGATTTTTCCTGCCTGACTTTTGTTGTGAATCAGCGCCAGATCGTCAAGCTTTACTCTTTCGGTAATTACGGGCTTAATTCGCCCTTCGTCTACCAATGCGGCAATTTGCGTAAGCTGTCCGGCATTGCGCCCCACAAACATTCGGATCGTCTGGACACCCGAACGATTGGCAAGTTCAGCGTCCGCCGGACTTGTGGTCGATACAAAAATCCCCCCCTCTTTCAGCAAGGGCAGCCACTTATTCAATTCCGCCGGGCCTTCCGGAGCAAGATTGAGAATCAGGTCCAGCTTTTCGCTTACTTTTTCCTCCACAGCCTCATGCTTATAGTCAATAATCTGATCGATCCCAAGCCCTTGGAGAAGCGGGAAGCTCGCTTCCGAAGCTGTGCCAATTACATGTGCACCCTTCCACTTGGCCAGTTGAACGCCATAAGATCCGACTCCGCCTGCGGCTGCGGTAATCAGTACACGCTGGCCTTCTTGAAGCTTGCCATGGTCGAACAATCCTTGCCAAGCCGTTAAAGCCCCCACAGGAATTGCGCCAGCATCTTGGAGATCAATACTCTTAGGAGCAAGAGCGGCATTTTCAGCTTTGGTCACGACATATTCGGCAGCGGCACCGTCTTTGGTCATATCCAGAAAGACAAAGACGGGATCACCCGGTTTAAAGTTTGTTACGGCCCCGCCGATGCTTTCAATGACGCCGGATGCTTCGACATTCGGGATATACGGCATCTGATGAGGAAAAATGTTCTTCAGCGCTCCCATTCGAATCGCTGCATCCACAGGATTAAATGCAGTCGCAACCACCTTGATTAATACTTCATCTTGGTCTATTTCAGGGATAGGAGTCACTTCATAACGAATAACCTCGGTGCCGCCATATTCATGAATTCTGACAGCTTTCATATCACCTTTTATTGTCATTTTGAATACCTCTCAGTCTTTTTTAATGCAAGCATTAATGAACAACGCGTTGATCATTTGTATGAATCTATCTTACTCTCTGATTATCTTCAAAACAATCAACAATACTCTTTGAAATGTTCAGTGGAAGCTCGTCGGTTCTTGATGCCGGGAATGCGGCCATTAAGGTGTATGCAGGAAAGGTCAATGGAAAATAGACCGCTCGGACAAGCCATTTGTGGGGCCTTTCCTTCTTGATATTAAGTGAGTATGCTATAATTGTTGGCAAGATTGCATACGGGATAGAAGATGAAGCGTCATGAACCATGTTCAAGATCTGTATAAATTAATCTTCGAAATTTGATTGTTCTGACTTTTTCAGCGGCCTCCGAATGCGGGAGGTCTTTTTTTCAAATTCGCGAGACATGATTGCAATGGACAATAGGGGAGTCGTTGGAAGGTGCAGAAAATGAACGGAACACAAACGCTCAGCCGCGCGCTGGATATCCTGTTCGCCTTGGCGGAAGCCGGCGATACGCTTACGGTCAGCGAGATTGCCGAGAAGGTCTCGATACCGGAGAGCAGCACGTACCGGTTTCTCCAGACGCTGGAGCAGAACGGAATAGTGGAGAGAAGGGGAAGAAGCCGGATCGCCCTGGGACTGCGGATTCTGGATCTGGCAAGAAGCCTCAACCTTCAGTTTCAGCGTGACCTGCTGCCCCTGGCGCTGCCGATTATGGAAGAGTTGACGGAGAAGGTGCAGGAAACGTCGGTGCTGTTCGTGCGGACCGGCAATCATGCCGTATGCATCCAGAATGTCAAAAGCAACAGCCTGATCCAGTTCTCCATCGAGAATGGACGCATTCTGCCGCTGCATTTGGGCGCTTCAGGCAAATGTATCCTTGCTTTTGAGAGCGACAAGGTCGCTCAGCGGATTTTTCAGACTATTGAGGATGCCGGGGACATAGCGCGTCTGAAAGCGGAGCTGGAAGCGGCCCGGGCTGACCATTATATCATCACCAAAGGCGAGGTGGACCCCGATGTATTCGCCATTGCTGCCCCGATTACGGACGGTCACGCCCATGCGGTAGCCAGCCTGTCCGTGGCCGGTCCAAGCTTCCGCTGCAGCCCGGAGCGGGAAGGAGTTATCATTGAGGCGGTGAAGCTGGCTGCGGCCGAATTGTCGCGGCGGATGGGGGCTGAATATTAATATTTTAAATTCCGACGAAAATACTAGAATTAATAGTTGACAAAATCATGTAATGAATAATAATATTGAAATGTGGATTTCGATTATCACATATTAATAATTAATCCTTGATCATGAATGAATTATTCGTATCAAGCCAAATTCCCAGACGCTTATCACAAGCATCTCATGGTGTTTGTGATTTATCTTCACCCTAATTCATATTATATTGATTTGAATACTACATATTTGTGAGGTGTTCTACAGCTATGAAATCCATCCTGCCTCTTCGTCTGAACATCCCGGGAACCGGGCGATGTTGACGCTCCAACCTTCACCGGCAAGCGGCACATTCTGCTTTCGACATTTTATTTTGAAGGCGGTGACCCGGATTGATTGACGGAATACTCGAATATCTGTCCAAGAATCACGACGTCTATCTTAAAGCCGTACTGACGCACATCGGCATCAGTCTTGCGGTTGTAACCATTGGCATACTGATCGCTGTTCCACTCGGGGTACTGTGCGCCAAGTTTTTGAAGCTGTCCCAGCCGGTCCAGGGACTGTTTAACATTTTTCGTCTGATTCCGAGCCTCGCCGTTCTCGTCGTGATGATGCCGGTGCTCGGAACAGGGCTGGCTCCCGCCATATTTGCGTTGACGCTGCTTGCTTTTCCGGCGATTTTGATCAACACGAGCATTGGCTTCACGGGGATCAATCCTTCGGTTATCGAGGCGGCCAAAGGGATGGGGATGAGCCCGCGCAGGATTCTGTTCACGGTTGAATTTCCGCTTGCTTTTCCCATGATTATCACGGGAATACGAACGGCTGCGGTGGAAGTGATTGCGAGCGCAACATTGGCCGCTTACATCGGCTCCGGCGGTCTTGGGGAGCTGATCATCATCGGGCTCCGGCTGCCGAGTAAAGCCATTTTACTTGTCGGGGGGTTGTCGGTAGCGATCCTGTCCATAGCGGCGGACGTAATTCTAGCCATTACCCAGAAGAGACTTACGCGACATTTGTGGCTGAACTGAGATTGGGCGGCTGCAAGATTGAAAGGCTGGAAAGTTTGCTATATAAGATGAACTTGAAAAATGGCATCAGGGTAAGGAGCAACGAAGGGGAAGTTTGGAACTGTAGGAGCGATAGCGATCGCCTTTGTCTCCGGATTTCATCCGCAGAGAGCGGTATAAATCAAGAAATCTGGAGACAACAGCGGCCGGAAGTCCAAACATTCCTCGTAGTTACGACTGATATCTGATGGAAAAATCTTAAGTTCAGCTTATATAGGGCAGAACTGATAAATATTTTTAGTTGGGGAGAGAAAATCCATATGAAAAAATCCTTAAAGTCCATATTCACCACTTCGTTGCTGGCCATTATCGTCCTTTCTGCATTGCTCTCGCTCGCCGGCTGCTCCAAGGGAAGCGCAAGCGGCCCAGAAATTACGGTAGGCTCCAAAGACTTCACGGAGTCGCTCGTTCTTGCGGAAATTTATGCAAAGGCGCTTGAAGACAACGGATTTTCGGTGAAGAGAGAATTTAATATCAGCGGGCAAGGGCCTCACGAGGCGCTGCTGAAAGGCAGCATCGATTTATACCCGGAATACACCGGAACGGCGTTAACGGTTATTTTGAAGGAACCGGCATTGTTTGACGCCAAGGAAGTGTACGACACGGTTGCAGCCGAATACAAAGACAAGTTCAAGCTCGATCTGCTCGATCAGGCCAATATCAATGACTCGCAAGGTCTGGTTATCACCAAGAAAGCAGCGGATCAATTCGGCATCAAGACGATTTCCGATCTGCAGAAGAATGCGGACAAAATCAGATATGCCTCCAACGGTTCGTTTGATCAACGCGAGGATGGACTGATCGGCCTGAAAAAAGTCTACGGAGAGTTCAACTTCAAATCTTCAAAGGTCTATGACGACGGCATCAAGTATCAGGTGCTTAAAAATGACGAGGCCGATCTGGCCGTGGCCTACACGACAGAGGGCTCGCTGGTCGATCCGCAGTTCGTCGTGCTGGATGATGACAAACATCTGTGGCCTCCTTATTATGTAGCGCCGGTGGTCAGAGAGAGCGTAGTACAGGATTCGCCGAAGGTGGCGACCATCCTGAATGCCGTGTCGGCAAAGCTTGACAACCCTACGATTATCAAGCTCAACGCCGCCGTCGATATCGACAAAAAAGAGTATGAAGAAGTCGCGGGCGACTATTTCGAGACCATCAAAGCCGATGTGAAAGCGGCAGCGGACAAATAAGATTACGAACCCAATAGGAAATGAAAACCACGTATCGTTCGGGTAGTGGTTTTCATTTTTTCTTGGTGGAAAGGGGTTGATCTTCAGTGAGCAGGATAGCGCTTGAATTTAAAAATATAAGAAAAAGGTTCCCCCATGCGGAGGCCGACTCCGTGTCGGGTGTCAGTCTTACCGTAAATGAGGGTGATTTTGTCACGATACTTGGAACGTCGGGTTCCGGGAAAACCACGCTGTTAAAAATGGTCAACCGGATCCATGAAAGCACTTCGGGCGAAATCCGCTTCTATGGCGAAAATATCAAAAAGCTGAAGGTGGAGGACTACCGGAGAAAAATCGGCTATGTCATCCAGCAAATCGGGCTGTTCCCGCATATGACCGTGGCGGACAACATCGCTACCGTGCCCAAAATTCTTCGCTGGAGCAAGGAGAAAATCAATGCCCGCGTGGACGAGCTGCTGGAACTGGTGGGATTGCCGGGCGAGAGCTACAGGAAGAGGTATCCTTCGCAGCTATCCGGCGGGCAGCAGCAGCGAATCGGGCTGGCGCGGGCCATGGCTGCCGATCCTCAGGTCATGCTGATGGATGAGCCGTTTGGCGCGATTGATGCGATCACAAGACAGAATTTGCAGGATGAACTGATACGTATTCAGACAAAACTGAACAAAACGATACTTTTTGTCACCCATGATATTCATGAAGCCTTTAAGCTCGGCAACAAAGTCATCATTATGGACCAGGGGAAAGTCCAGCAGTTTGACACGCCGTACAATATTCTTTTTCACCCGGCCAATGAATTTGTTGCGCAGTTGGTAGCTTCCGAGAATATCATCAACCGGCTCAAGATTCTGAAAGCAGAAACCGCGGCGCAGCCGTTAACAAGAACCCTGGATGATTCGGATATCTATATCGGCAGGGAAGAGTTTCTCGATGGTGTGCTGTCCAAGTTTTTTGAAAGCGGCAGGAAATCGATCATTGTGACGGATGCGGATGGTCAGCCGGTAGGCGAAATCGTCTGGGATCAGTTAAACGGGCTGCTGCAATCACAAGCTGACAGGGTGCAGACGGATGCCCCAAGCCGAGACGGTGAGAAGGTGAACATTCATGCTCCAATCCATCGCTGATTTTCTGGCCTACTTCACCAAATATGGTGACAAAATGCTCGCGATGACGCTTGAGCACCTGCAAATCGTTACGCTCGTACTGCTTATTTCGATCATTATCGCCGTGCCGCTCAGCCTTGCACTCTACCGTTCGCACAAGCTGTCAACGATTGTACTGGCTGTGCTTGGAGCGCTGTACGCTATTCCCAGCCTTGCCTTCTTTGCGATCCTGATCCCGCTTCTCGGGCTCGGCATCCCCACAGCCGTTACCGTGCTGGTCGTCTATACCCAATTTATTTTGGTGAGAAATATTCTCGCAGGTTTTAGATCGGTCGATCCGTTCATGCTGGAAGCGGGGCGAGGGATGGGTCTTAGCGCTTCGCAGCTATTCTTCAAAGTGCAGCTGCCGCTTGTCATGCCTGCCTTGCTCGGCGGCCTCAGATTGGCGGTCATTTCCTCTATCGGGATGGCGACGATCGCGGCCATGATTGGTGCGGGAGGTCTGGCACGCTGCTGTTTGACGGTCTCCGCATGAATTTCGCATACAAGATCGTATGGGGAACGATTCTGGCCTCGGCCCTGTCCCTAATTGCCAACCGGATTCTATTATTCTTTGAAAAACGGGCGATGAAACGGGCGCGCGGCGAACAGCATTTGCGAAAAAAGGAGGCGGCGTAAAGCCGGGGGCAGATTCTCATGAACAAAATTCCTTTAATCATGGATGTCGATACCGGCACAGACGATGCCATTGCCATTATCTGCGCGCTGATGAGCACGGAGGTGCTGGATATCAAAGCATTCACCGCCGTCGCCGGAAATGTCGGAGTCGATCTGACAAGCCGCAATACGCTGAATATTGTGGATTATCTTGGCTTTGATATCCCTGTTGCGGTCGGTGCGGCGAAGCCGCTTAACAAGGAGCTGCATACCGCGATCAGTCATGGCCGGGCCGGACTCGGCGATGTGACTGTGCCGAAGTCGAACCGGTCATTTTACGGGAAGGATGCGGCTGACACCATCTATGAGCATGCCGCTCGGATGCAAGGCGAGCTTGAAATTGTGGCCGTCGGCCCGCTTACCAATATTGCCGAGGCCATCATTCGTTACCCGGATATTGTCCATTTGATCAAGCGGATTACGATTATGGGCGGCGCGCTCAGAGGCGGCAACATGACCGCGGCTTCCGAGTTCAATCTGTATGTCGATCCGGACGCTGGGAAAATCGTGTTCGAGTCCGGCATTCCTCTGGTCATGGTCGGGCTGGATGTGACGCTGAAACCGCAGCTTCCGCTTGCGGTTGTGGAAACCGTCAAGCGGCTGGACAACAAATTTGCCGGCCTTGCCGCCCGGATTTTCGATTTTATGCTGCGCCGCTGCGAGCAGTACGGCTTTGACCCGCCGAATGTCCATGATGCCATCGCTTTGGCCAGTCTGGTCGTTCCCGGGCTCGTTACGCTGAACCAATATGCAGTGACGGTGGAGACCGAAGGGACGGTAACCCGGGGCATGACCGTTGCCGACTTCAACAACGTTACGGGAAAAGAACCGAATGTGAGCGCTGCGGTTGATATCGACTGCAATCGGTTCTGGGATTGGATGACAGGCAAGTTTTTAAGCGCGGAGAGAGATTGAAACAGAAAGGATGGGATAGCCGTGAGCAGAATTACTGCGGCAAGAGGAGGAGAACTTCGCTGTAAAGGATGGCGGCAGGAAGCGCTGCTGCGGATGCTGGAGAATGTGCTGGAGAACGGCGAGAACCAGAAGGAACTGATCGTCTATGCTTCATTGGGCAAAGCGGCGCGGAACTGGCCGTCCTACAGGGCCATTGTGGACACGCTGAAGAATCTGGAAGAGGACGAGACACTGGTCATTCAATCGGGCAAACCGATCGGCGTCTTCCGCACGCACCGCCAGGCCCCGCTCGTTGTGATGGCGAACTGCAATCTGGTAGGCCGGTGGGCGACCAGCGAGAACTTCTATGAATTGCAGGACAAGGGCCTGATCATCTGGGGAGGGCTGACCGCTGCCGCCTGGCAGTACATCGGTTCCCAGGGCGTAATTCAGGGAACGTATGAAATATTTCAGAGCATCGCCCGCCTGCATTTCGGCGGAAGCCTGCAAGGCCGGTTCATTCTGACCGCCGGCCTTGGCGGTATGGGCGGTTCCCAGCCGCTGGCCGGAACGATGGCGGGCGCGACGATTTTATGCGTGGAGGTCGCGGAGGAACGGATCGACAAGCGCATTGCGGCGGGGTACTTGCAGTGCAAGACCGCAAGCCTGGACGAAGCGCTGGCCTGGATCGAAGAAGCGAAAGGAAGCGGAGTGGCGCTGTCGGTCGGCCTGCTCGGCAATGCCGCCGACGTCTATCCCGAGCTGCTGGCGCGCGGAGTGCTGCCGGATATTGTGACGGACCAGACCTCCGCGCATGATTTGCTCTACGGGTATATTCCGAGTGGCTATACCCCCGCCACTGCGGCGGAGGCCCGCAAGCAGGACCCCGCCGGACTTCAAGAAGCCGCCGGAGCGTCGATTGCGGCCGAGGTAGGAGCGATGCTGGAATTCAAGGCGCGCGGCGCGGTTGTCTTCGACAACGGCAATAATATCCGTTCGCAGGCGGTGAAGTATGGCGTCGCTAACGCTTTTGACATCGACATCTTCACCGAAGCCTTCCTGCGGCCCTTGTTCGCCCGGGCCATCGGCCCTTTCCGCTGGATCGCCCTCAGCGGCGACCCGCAGGACATCCGGACGATTGACGAATATATTTTGCGCGAATTCAGCGACAACGAGATCGTGTCGAACTGGATCAAGCTGGCGAACATTCACGTACCGGTCGAAGGGCTACCTGCCCGGATTGGCTGGTTCGGCCACCGCGATCGCAGCAGGCTGGCGCTGGCCGTGAATGAGATGGTTCGTGAAGGCAAGCTGAGCGGTCCGGTGGCGTTCTCGCGGGACCATCTGGATGCGGCCGCCATGGCCCACCCGAACATCATGACCGAGCGGATGAAGGACGGCAGCGACGCGATTGCCGACTGGCCGCTGCTGAACGCGATGCTGAACTGCTCCTCCATGGCCGATCTTGTGGCCATTCATTCCGGGGGCGGAGGATATGCGGGGTACATGACGAGCGCCGGCGTCACCATTGTCGCCGACGGCAAGGAGGAAAGCGACCTGCGCCTGCGGACCGCCCTCGATAACGATACCGGACTGGGCGTGCTCCGCTATGCGGATGCCGGATACGAGGAGTCGCTGGACGAGGTGGAACGCAAAGGCATCGCAAGAATCGATACCGGCAGGCACGAAGAAATTTTGACGGACTAAATTTTATCCGGCCGACAGTTGGTGGACTAATCGTTGTGCCGGCTGACAGTTGGCCCACGGATACGTGTGCAAAAAATAACGGCGACGAGCCGGAAAAGCGCTGGAAATAGGCGAATGAATGCCTTTCGTGCCGCTGCGCCCGGCTTGCCGCAGAAGGAGACTGGAGTAAATGAGAGAGTTAACGAGAGATGATGTAAACGCCGCGGTTAGAGGCGGTTCCGTATTTGCCAGCGGCGGGGGCGGTTGGGTGGACCACGGCCTGGATATCGGTCACGCCGCGCTAAGCGTGGGCCGTCCGAAGCTGGTGTCGGTCGATGAGCTGCCGGAAAACGCTGTTATTCTGACGTGTACGGCTATCGGCGCACCGGCGGGCCGGGACTGGCAGATGCTCGGCAAAGATTATATCAAAGCCGTGCAGCTCGTCATCGACCACTATGACGGCAAAATTGCCGGCGTCATGACGCCGCAGAACGGCATGTCCAGCACGATCAACGGCTGGCTGCCGGCGGCCGCGCTCGGCCTTGTCGTTGTGGACGCTACCGGAGACATCCGCGCCCATCCCACCGGCAAAATGGGCTCGCTCGGCCTCGCCTCGTCCATTGATTACGAGACGGTCCAGGCGGTTGCTGGCGGCAAGCCGGAGCTGGGCAGCTACATTGAGCTGGTTGTCAAAGGGACCCCGGCGCGGACCTCGAACGTTCTGCGCACCGCATCGGACATGGCCGGCGGCTTTATCGCCGCAGCGCGCCATCCGCTCCCGGCGAAATATATTAAGGAGCATGCCGCGCTGGGCGGTATCTCGATTGCGATTGAGCTGGGACGGGCGATCCTAGCGGCCGAGCCGGACGGCGCGGAGGCGGTGCTTGACACGATCGTGCGCCATACAAAGGGCAAAATTGTCGGCAAAGGTACGGTAACGAAGAAAAATGTGAGCTATTCCGGCGCTTTTGATATTGGCACCATTGAAGTGGAAATTCCGGGGAATTCGCTGATCCTGCACGTGATGAACGAATATATGGCCGTGGACGACCGGTCGGGCACACGGCTGACCACCTTCCCCGATGTCATTACG includes these proteins:
- a CDS encoding ABC transporter permease — encoded protein: MIDGILEYLSKNHDVYLKAVLTHIGISLAVVTIGILIAVPLGVLCAKFLKLSQPVQGLFNIFRLIPSLAVLVVMMPVLGTGLAPAIFALTLLAFPAILINTSIGFTGINPSVIEAAKGMGMSPRRILFTVEFPLAFPMIITGIRTAAVEVIASATLAAYIGSGGLGELIIIGLRLPSKAILLVGGLSVAILSIAADVILAITQKRLTRHLWLN
- a CDS encoding IclR family transcriptional regulator translates to MNGTQTLSRALDILFALAEAGDTLTVSEIAEKVSIPESSTYRFLQTLEQNGIVERRGRSRIALGLRILDLARSLNLQFQRDLLPLALPIMEELTEKVQETSVLFVRTGNHAVCIQNVKSNSLIQFSIENGRILPLHLGASGKCILAFESDKVAQRIFQTIEDAGDIARLKAELEAARADHYIITKGEVDPDVFAIAAPITDGHAHAVASLSVAGPSFRCSPEREGVIIEAVKLAAAELSRRMGAEY
- a CDS encoding nucleoside hydrolase, producing the protein MNKIPLIMDVDTGTDDAIAIICALMSTEVLDIKAFTAVAGNVGVDLTSRNTLNIVDYLGFDIPVAVGAAKPLNKELHTAISHGRAGLGDVTVPKSNRSFYGKDAADTIYEHAARMQGELEIVAVGPLTNIAEAIIRYPDIVHLIKRITIMGGALRGGNMTAASEFNLYVDPDAGKIVFESGIPLVMVGLDVTLKPQLPLAVVETVKRLDNKFAGLAARIFDFMLRRCEQYGFDPPNVHDAIALASLVVPGLVTLNQYAVTVETEGTVTRGMTVADFNNVTGKEPNVSAAVDIDCNRFWDWMTGKFLSAERD
- a CDS encoding ABC transporter ATP-binding protein, giving the protein MSGVSLTVNEGDFVTILGTSGSGKTTLLKMVNRIHESTSGEIRFYGENIKKLKVEDYRRKIGYVIQQIGLFPHMTVADNIATVPKILRWSKEKINARVDELLELVGLPGESYRKRYPSQLSGGQQQRIGLARAMAADPQVMLMDEPFGAIDAITRQNLQDELIRIQTKLNKTILFVTHDIHEAFKLGNKVIIMDQGKVQQFDTPYNILFHPANEFVAQLVASENIINRLKILKAETAAQPLTRTLDDSDIYIGREEFLDGVLSKFFESGRKSIIVTDADGQPVGEIVWDQLNGLLQSQADRVQTDAPSRDGEKVNIHAPIHR
- a CDS encoding DUF917 domain-containing protein, producing MRELTRDDVNAAVRGGSVFASGGGGWVDHGLDIGHAALSVGRPKLVSVDELPENAVILTCTAIGAPAGRDWQMLGKDYIKAVQLVIDHYDGKIAGVMTPQNGMSSTINGWLPAAALGLVVVDATGDIRAHPTGKMGSLGLASSIDYETVQAVAGGKPELGSYIELVVKGTPARTSNVLRTASDMAGGFIAAARHPLPAKYIKEHAALGGISIAIELGRAILAAEPDGAEAVLDTIVRHTKGKIVGKGTVTKKNVSYSGAFDIGTIEVEIPGNSLILHVMNEYMAVDDRSGTRLTTFPDVITTIDLATGRPVSVGDLKEGQEIAVFAIDKSNVPLSSSVKDPSVYPEVEEVLGIDLQSYAFGKEKQVHG
- a CDS encoding NADP-dependent oxidoreductase, with the translated sequence MTIKGDMKAVRIHEYGGTEVIRYEVTPIPEIDQDEVLIKVVATAFNPVDAAIRMGALKNIFPHQMPYIPNVEASGVIESIGGAVTNFKPGDPVFVFLDMTKDGAAAEYVVTKAENAALAPKSIDLQDAGAIPVGALTAWQGLFDHGKLQEGQRVLITAAAGGVGSYGVQLAKWKGAHVIGTASEASFPLLQGLGIDQIIDYKHEAVEEKVSEKLDLILNLAPEGPAELNKWLPLLKEGGIFVSTTSPADAELANRSGVQTIRMFVGRNAGQLTQIAALVDEGRIKPVITERVKLDDLALIHNKSQAGKIRGKVLINLDWRQ
- a CDS encoding urocanate hydratase, yielding MSRITAARGGELRCKGWRQEALLRMLENVLENGENQKELIVYASLGKAARNWPSYRAIVDTLKNLEEDETLVIQSGKPIGVFRTHRQAPLVVMANCNLVGRWATSENFYELQDKGLIIWGGLTAAAWQYIGSQGVIQGTYEIFQSIARLHFGGSLQGRFILTAGLGGMGGSQPLAGTMAGATILCVEVAEERIDKRIAAGYLQCKTASLDEALAWIEEAKGSGVALSVGLLGNAADVYPELLARGVLPDIVTDQTSAHDLLYGYIPSGYTPATAAEARKQDPAGLQEAAGASIAAEVGAMLEFKARGAVVFDNGNNIRSQAVKYGVANAFDIDIFTEAFLRPLFARAIGPFRWIALSGDPQDIRTIDEYILREFSDNEIVSNWIKLANIHVPVEGLPARIGWFGHRDRSRLALAVNEMVREGKLSGPVAFSRDHLDAAAMAHPNIMTERMKDGSDAIADWPLLNAMLNCSSMADLVAIHSGGGGYAGYMTSAGVTIVADGKEESDLRLRTALDNDTGLGVLRYADAGYEESLDEVERKGIARIDTGRHEEILTD
- a CDS encoding ABC transporter permease codes for the protein MLQSIADFLAYFTKYGDKMLAMTLEHLQIVTLVLLISIIIAVPLSLALYRSHKLSTIVLAVLGALYAIPSLAFFAILIPLLGLGIPTAVTVLVVYTQFILVRNILAGFRSVDPFMLEAGRGMGLSASQLFFKVQLPLVMPALLGGLRLAVISSIGMATIAAMIGAGGLARCCLTVSA
- a CDS encoding glycine betaine ABC transporter substrate-binding protein — encoded protein: MKKSLKSIFTTSLLAIIVLSALLSLAGCSKGSASGPEITVGSKDFTESLVLAEIYAKALEDNGFSVKREFNISGQGPHEALLKGSIDLYPEYTGTALTVILKEPALFDAKEVYDTVAAEYKDKFKLDLLDQANINDSQGLVITKKAADQFGIKTISDLQKNADKIRYASNGSFDQREDGLIGLKKVYGEFNFKSSKVYDDGIKYQVLKNDEADLAVAYTTEGSLVDPQFVVLDDDKHLWPPYYVAPVVRESVVQDSPKVATILNAVSAKLDNPTIIKLNAAVDIDKKEYEEVAGDYFETIKADVKAAADK
- a CDS encoding TetR/AcrR family transcriptional regulator, giving the protein MPENKHDAMAARTKELIKETFVRLVEKEGFGGVSVRNLTASAGINRGTFYLHYKDKYDLMEQIQTEILDGLQKVMVVDISSVELQQTYLDEQPYAPFVCIFQYLHEHGGLIRLLLGPKGESGFPGKMKEVVSESFYKKLFNHHTFENNPSIPKEYLTAFSVSVFLGVTEEWLNQNPPYSPEQIAVIYIKLLFFQPFR